Proteins co-encoded in one Xiphophorus couchianus chromosome 16, X_couchianus-1.0, whole genome shotgun sequence genomic window:
- the aclya gene encoding ATP-citrate synthase isoform X2 codes for MSAKAISEQTGKEYLYKYICTSAPVQNRFCYANVTTETDIQRLAQQHPWLLTERLVVKPDQLIKRRGKLGLVGVNLDLNGVKEWLKPRLMKETMVGKAKGILKNFLIEPFVPHKQTEEFYVCIYAAREGDYILFHHEGGVDVGDVDAKAQKLLIGVDEKISEDRVKRELLTKAPNDKKAILASFIVGLFNLYEDLFFTYLEINPLVVTKDGVYVLDLAAKIDATADYICKSKWGDVEFPPPFGREAYPEEAYIADLDAKSGASLKLTLLNPRGRIWTMVAGGGASVVYSDTICDLGGVDELANYGEYSGAPSEQQTYDYAKTILSLMTREKHPDGKVLIIGGSIANFTNVAATFKGIVRAIKDYQGPLKEHEVTIFVRRGGPNYQEGLRVMGEVGKTTGIPIHVFGTETHMTAIVGMALGHRPIPNQPPVAAHTANFLLNSSSSTSTPTSRRKDSSENKAKVEGSPAKKVKTGASVTKASTLFTKHTKALVWGMQTRAVQGMLDFDYVCSREEPSVSALIYPFTGDHKQKFYWGHKEILIPVYKNMSDAMRKHPDVDVLISFASLRSAFESTMETMQYPQIRTIAIIAEGIPEAHTRKIIKAADEKGVTLIGPATVGGIKPGCFKIGNTGGMLDNILASKLYRPGSVAYVSRSGGMSNELNNIISRTTDGVFEGVAIGGDRYPGSVFTDHVLRYQDTPGVKMIVVLGEIGGTEEYKIGQAIKQGRITKPVVSWCIGTCATMFSSEVQFGHAGACANQASETAVAKNKALKEAGAYVPKSFDELGEIIKSVYDDLVSKGVIQPAEEVPPPTVPMDYSWARELGLIRKPASFMTSICDERGQELLYAGMPITEVFKSEIGLGGTLGLLWFQRRLPKYACQFIEMCLMVTADHGPAVSGAHNTIVCARAGKDLISSLTSGLLTIGDRFGGALDAAAKQFSHAFDSGMLPMEFVNKMKKDGKLIMGIGHRVKSINNPDMRVQILKDFVKQNFPSSQLLDYALEVEKITTSKLQSQIEC; via the exons GTGGGAAAAGCAAAAGGCATTCTCAAAAACTTCCTTATAGAGCCATTTGTTCCTCATAAGCAG ACAGAGGAGTTCTACGTGTGCATTTATGCTGCCCGAGAGGGAGACTACATCCTCTTTCACCATGAGGGAGGGGTGGATGTCGGAGACGTGGACGCCAAGGCACAAAAGCTGCTAATTGGGGTGGATGAAAAGATCAGTGAAGATCGGGTGAAGAGAGAACTGCTGACTAAGGCTCCCAATGACAAGAAAGC GATTCTTGCCAGCTTCATCGTTGGACTCTTCAATCTGTATGAGGATCTCTTCTTCACATACCTGGAGATCAACCCTCTGG TGGTGACAAAAGATGGCGTGTATGTGCTGGACTTGGCGGCGAAGATTGACGCAACTGCTGATTACATTTGCAAATCCAAGTGGGGTGACGTGGAGTTCCCGCCCCCCTTTGGCAGGGAGGCCTACCCCGAG gaAGCCTACATCGCTGATCTTGATGCAAAGAGCGGTGCCAGTCTCAAACTGACTCTGTTGAATCCTCGAGGCAGAATCTGGACCATGGTGGCTGGAGGAGGTGCCTCAGTCGTGTACAG tGATACAATTTGTGACCTGGGTGGAGTCGACGAGCTGGCCAATTATGGGGAGTATTCAGGAGCGCCAAGCGAGCAGCAGACTTACGACTACGCAAAGACCATCCTGTCTCTGATGACGAGAGAGAAGCATCCTGATG GAAAGGTTTTGATTATCGGTGGAAGCATTGCAAACTTCACAAATGTAGCAGCAACATTTAAG GGAATTGTTCGAGCTATTAAAGACTATCAGGGGCCACTTAAGGAGCATGAAGTCACTATATTTGTCCGTCGCGGTGGCCCCAACTATCAAGAGGGCCTCAGAGTGATGGGAGAAgttg GAAAAACCACCGGAATCCCGATTCATGTCTTTGGCACAGAAACGCACATGACTGCCATTGTTGGCATGGCTCTGGGTCACCGGCCAATTCCCAATCAGCCTCCCGTTGCTGCCCACACCGCCAACTTTCTCCTCAACTCTAGCAGCAGCACATCG ACTCCAACATCCAGAAGAAAAGACTCTTCAGAAAACAAAGCTAAAGTTGAGGGCTCACCAGCTAAGAAGGTGAAAACTGGAGCTTCTGTTA cCAAGGCCTCGACCCTTTTCACCAAACACACCAAAGCTCTGGTGTGGGGTATGCAGACTAGAGCAGTGCAGGGCATGCTGGACTTTGACTATGTTTGCTCCAGAGAAGAGCCATCTGTTTCTGCCCTGATCTACCCTTTCAC TGGCGACCACAAACAGAAATTTTATTGGGGCCATAAAGAGATCCTCATCCCAGTGTATAAAAACATGAGCGATGCCATGAGGAAGCACCCTGATGTGGATGTGCTCATCAGTTTTGCTTCTTTGCGCTCGGCCTTTGAAAGCACCATGGAGACCATGCAGTACCCTCAG ATTCGAACCATTGCCATTATTGCTGAGGGAATCCCTGAAGCACACACAAGGAAgatcattaaagctgcagatgaGAAGGGTGTCACCCTCATTGGACCTGCAACA gtTGGAGGGATAAAGCCTGGCTGCTTCAAGATTGGTAACACTGGAGGCATGCTGGACAATATCCTTGCCTCCAAGCTGTACCGTCCAGGCAGTGTGGCTTACGTGTCCCGCTCAGGCGGCATGTCCAATGAGCTTAACAACATCATCTCCCGCACTACTGATGGTGTTTTTGAGGGTGTGGCCATCGGAGGGGACAG ATATCCAGGCTCTGTGTTTACTGACCATGTTCTGCGCTACCAAGACACTCCGGGAGTGAAAATGATTGTCGTACTTGGAGAG ATTGGCGGGACAGAAGAATACAAGATTGGCCAGGCTATTAAACAGGGCAGAATTACCAAGCCAGTAGTGAGCTGGTGCATTGGTACCTGTGCCACCATGTTCTCCTCAGAG GTACAGTTTGGCCATGCAGGAGCCTGTGCCAACCAGGCCTCTGAAACAGCTGTAGCCAAGAACAAGGCTCTGAAAGAGGCCGGAGCGTACGTTCCCAAGAGCTTTGATGAGCTGGGAGAGATCATCAA ATCTGTGTATGATGACCTTGTTTCCAAAGGAGTAATCCAGCCAGCTGAAGAGGTGCCTCCTCCCACTGTACCAATGGATTACTCCTGGGCACGA GAGCTGGGCCTAATACGTAAACCAGCTTCCTTCATGACCAGTATTTGTGATGAGAGAGGCCAGGAGCTCCTCTATGCTGGCATGCCCATCACTGAGGTCTTCAAGTCTGAAATTGGCCTAGGAGGAACTCTGGGTCTTCTTTGGTTCCAGCGGAG GCTCCCAAAGTACGCCTGCCAGTTTATTGAGATGTGCCTGATGGTAACTGCAGATCATGGCCCTGCTGTTTCGGGTGCACACAACACTATTGTCTGTGCCCGGGCTGGCAAAGACTTAATCTCCAGCCTCACTTCTGGCCTCCTCACCATT GGAGACAGATTTGGAGGAGCTCTGGATGCTGCTGCAAAGCAGTTCAGCCATGCATTTGATAGCGGCATGTTGCCTATGGAGTTTGTCAACAAGATGAAGAAGGACGGAAAGCTGATCATGGGCATCGGACACAGAGTTAAGTCG ATAAACAATCCTGACATGAGAGTCCAGATCTTAAAGGACTTTGTGAAGCAGAACTTTCCGTCCTCACAACTTCTGGACTACGCTTTAGAAGTAGAGAAGATCACCACTTCTAAA
- the aclya gene encoding ATP-citrate synthase isoform X1 has product MSAKAISEQTGKEYLYKYICTSAPVQNRFCYANVTTETDIQRLAQQHPWLLTERLVVKPDQLIKRRGKLGLVGVNLDLNGVKEWLKPRLMKETMVGKAKGILKNFLIEPFVPHKQTEEFYVCIYAAREGDYILFHHEGGVDVGDVDAKAQKLLIGVDEKISEDRVKRELLTKAPNDKKAILASFIVGLFNLYEDLFFTYLEINPLVVTKDGVYVLDLAAKIDATADYICKSKWGDVEFPPPFGREAYPEEAYIADLDAKSGASLKLTLLNPRGRIWTMVAGGGASVVYSDTICDLGGVDELANYGEYSGAPSEQQTYDYAKTILSLMTREKHPDGKVLIIGGSIANFTNVAATFKGIVRAIKDYQGPLKEHEVTIFVRRGGPNYQEGLRVMGEVGKTTGIPIHVFGTETHMTAIVGMALGHRPIPNQPPVAAHTANFLLNSSSSTSTPTSRRKDSSENKAKVEGSPAKKVKTGASVTKASTLFTKHTKALVWGMQTRAVQGMLDFDYVCSREEPSVSALIYPFTGDHKQKFYWGHKEILIPVYKNMSDAMRKHPDVDVLISFASLRSAFESTMETMQYPQIRTIAIIAEGIPEAHTRKIIKAADEKGVTLIGPATVGGIKPGCFKIGNTGGMLDNILASKLYRPGSVAYVSRSGGMSNELNNIISRTTDGVFEGVAIGGDRYPGSVFTDHVLRYQDTPGVKMIVVLGEIGGTEEYKIGQAIKQGRITKPVVSWCIGTCATMFSSEVQFGHAGACANQASETAVAKNKALKEAGAYVPKSFDELGEIIKSVYDDLVSKGVIQPAEEVPPPTVPMDYSWARELGLIRKPASFMTSICDERGQELLYAGMPITEVFKSEIGLGGTLGLLWFQRRLPKYACQFIEMCLMVTADHGPAVSGAHNTIVCARAGKDLISSLTSGLLTIGDRFGGALDAAAKQFSHAFDSGMLPMEFVNKMKKDGKLIMGIGHRVKSINNPDMRVQILKDFVKQNFPSSQLLDYALEVEKITTSKKPNLILNVDGFIGVAFVDLLRTCGGFTRDEADEFVEIGALNGIFVLGRSMGFIGHYLDQKRLKQGLYRHPWDDISYVLPEHMSM; this is encoded by the exons GTGGGAAAAGCAAAAGGCATTCTCAAAAACTTCCTTATAGAGCCATTTGTTCCTCATAAGCAG ACAGAGGAGTTCTACGTGTGCATTTATGCTGCCCGAGAGGGAGACTACATCCTCTTTCACCATGAGGGAGGGGTGGATGTCGGAGACGTGGACGCCAAGGCACAAAAGCTGCTAATTGGGGTGGATGAAAAGATCAGTGAAGATCGGGTGAAGAGAGAACTGCTGACTAAGGCTCCCAATGACAAGAAAGC GATTCTTGCCAGCTTCATCGTTGGACTCTTCAATCTGTATGAGGATCTCTTCTTCACATACCTGGAGATCAACCCTCTGG TGGTGACAAAAGATGGCGTGTATGTGCTGGACTTGGCGGCGAAGATTGACGCAACTGCTGATTACATTTGCAAATCCAAGTGGGGTGACGTGGAGTTCCCGCCCCCCTTTGGCAGGGAGGCCTACCCCGAG gaAGCCTACATCGCTGATCTTGATGCAAAGAGCGGTGCCAGTCTCAAACTGACTCTGTTGAATCCTCGAGGCAGAATCTGGACCATGGTGGCTGGAGGAGGTGCCTCAGTCGTGTACAG tGATACAATTTGTGACCTGGGTGGAGTCGACGAGCTGGCCAATTATGGGGAGTATTCAGGAGCGCCAAGCGAGCAGCAGACTTACGACTACGCAAAGACCATCCTGTCTCTGATGACGAGAGAGAAGCATCCTGATG GAAAGGTTTTGATTATCGGTGGAAGCATTGCAAACTTCACAAATGTAGCAGCAACATTTAAG GGAATTGTTCGAGCTATTAAAGACTATCAGGGGCCACTTAAGGAGCATGAAGTCACTATATTTGTCCGTCGCGGTGGCCCCAACTATCAAGAGGGCCTCAGAGTGATGGGAGAAgttg GAAAAACCACCGGAATCCCGATTCATGTCTTTGGCACAGAAACGCACATGACTGCCATTGTTGGCATGGCTCTGGGTCACCGGCCAATTCCCAATCAGCCTCCCGTTGCTGCCCACACCGCCAACTTTCTCCTCAACTCTAGCAGCAGCACATCG ACTCCAACATCCAGAAGAAAAGACTCTTCAGAAAACAAAGCTAAAGTTGAGGGCTCACCAGCTAAGAAGGTGAAAACTGGAGCTTCTGTTA cCAAGGCCTCGACCCTTTTCACCAAACACACCAAAGCTCTGGTGTGGGGTATGCAGACTAGAGCAGTGCAGGGCATGCTGGACTTTGACTATGTTTGCTCCAGAGAAGAGCCATCTGTTTCTGCCCTGATCTACCCTTTCAC TGGCGACCACAAACAGAAATTTTATTGGGGCCATAAAGAGATCCTCATCCCAGTGTATAAAAACATGAGCGATGCCATGAGGAAGCACCCTGATGTGGATGTGCTCATCAGTTTTGCTTCTTTGCGCTCGGCCTTTGAAAGCACCATGGAGACCATGCAGTACCCTCAG ATTCGAACCATTGCCATTATTGCTGAGGGAATCCCTGAAGCACACACAAGGAAgatcattaaagctgcagatgaGAAGGGTGTCACCCTCATTGGACCTGCAACA gtTGGAGGGATAAAGCCTGGCTGCTTCAAGATTGGTAACACTGGAGGCATGCTGGACAATATCCTTGCCTCCAAGCTGTACCGTCCAGGCAGTGTGGCTTACGTGTCCCGCTCAGGCGGCATGTCCAATGAGCTTAACAACATCATCTCCCGCACTACTGATGGTGTTTTTGAGGGTGTGGCCATCGGAGGGGACAG ATATCCAGGCTCTGTGTTTACTGACCATGTTCTGCGCTACCAAGACACTCCGGGAGTGAAAATGATTGTCGTACTTGGAGAG ATTGGCGGGACAGAAGAATACAAGATTGGCCAGGCTATTAAACAGGGCAGAATTACCAAGCCAGTAGTGAGCTGGTGCATTGGTACCTGTGCCACCATGTTCTCCTCAGAG GTACAGTTTGGCCATGCAGGAGCCTGTGCCAACCAGGCCTCTGAAACAGCTGTAGCCAAGAACAAGGCTCTGAAAGAGGCCGGAGCGTACGTTCCCAAGAGCTTTGATGAGCTGGGAGAGATCATCAA ATCTGTGTATGATGACCTTGTTTCCAAAGGAGTAATCCAGCCAGCTGAAGAGGTGCCTCCTCCCACTGTACCAATGGATTACTCCTGGGCACGA GAGCTGGGCCTAATACGTAAACCAGCTTCCTTCATGACCAGTATTTGTGATGAGAGAGGCCAGGAGCTCCTCTATGCTGGCATGCCCATCACTGAGGTCTTCAAGTCTGAAATTGGCCTAGGAGGAACTCTGGGTCTTCTTTGGTTCCAGCGGAG GCTCCCAAAGTACGCCTGCCAGTTTATTGAGATGTGCCTGATGGTAACTGCAGATCATGGCCCTGCTGTTTCGGGTGCACACAACACTATTGTCTGTGCCCGGGCTGGCAAAGACTTAATCTCCAGCCTCACTTCTGGCCTCCTCACCATT GGAGACAGATTTGGAGGAGCTCTGGATGCTGCTGCAAAGCAGTTCAGCCATGCATTTGATAGCGGCATGTTGCCTATGGAGTTTGTCAACAAGATGAAGAAGGACGGAAAGCTGATCATGGGCATCGGACACAGAGTTAAGTCG ATAAACAATCCTGACATGAGAGTCCAGATCTTAAAGGACTTTGTGAAGCAGAACTTTCCGTCCTCACAACTTCTGGACTACGCTTTAGAAGTAGAGAAGATCACCACTTCTAAA AAGCCCAACCTGATCTTGAATGTGGATGGCTTCATTGGTGTGGCCTTTGTGGACTTGCTCAGAACCTGTGGAGGATTTacaag AGATGAGGCAGATGAGTTTGTTGAAATCGGTGCCCTTAATGGCATCTTTGTCCTGGGACGCAGCATGGGATTTATTG GTCATTACCTGGACCAGAAGAGGCTGAAGCAGGGTCTGTATCGCCACCCCTGGGATGATATCTCCTATGTGCTGCCGGAGCACATGTCTATGTAA